The Amblyraja radiata isolate CabotCenter1 chromosome 21, sAmbRad1.1.pri, whole genome shotgun sequence genome contains the following window.
cgccgggtggtgttgctccggcgtcggtttagaggaatatgggccaaatgcaagcaggtgggactagtgtagatgggacacgttgttcagtgtggacaagttgggccgaagggtctatttccacgctgtataactctgactccctctttccctccctctctctctaactgtgccaatgggctgaggaattgcagatggagttttaattcagataaatacgAGGTGTTTGCATTTTGGAAGACAAACTCGGTCAGGACATGCACACCAAATGGTAGTGCTCTGGGGTGTCTTGTACAAGAGAGAGAAAGTGGCAACACGACACAGGTAGACAGAATGATAATGAAGGTGTTTGATGTGCTTGCCATCATCAGTAATGATATTGAATACAAGCAATACCatattttcaggcaactgaaccatcctatcaacaactaaagagtagtcctgagctaccatctacctcattggagatcctcggactatctttaattggactttactggactttatcttccactaattGTTATTCACATTACCCCCTtcatcatgtacctgtactccgtggatggttcgattgtacagaagtatgaaacgcatacctccagattcagggacagtttcttcccggctgttatcaggcaactgaactgtcctctcaccaactagagagcgatcctgacctcccacctacctcaCGGGATAtcctcagattatctttaatctgacatttttgatctttatcttgcactaaacattattcccttcaccatgtatctgcacactgtggatgacttgattgtaatcatgtatagtctttctgctgactagttagtatgcaacaaaagcttttcactgtagtgtacatatgacaataaactacactaaactagactagactgaaCTAAACTAGGAATTGGGACTTCGTGTTGGTAAGGCCACGTTTGGAGTGCTATGTGCAGTTCTTgttgccctgctataggaaggaggtCATTTTACAGGGAcagaggagattacaaaaagtggtggacactgcccgatccatcatgggtactgatcccccccaccagcaaagggatctataggagtgttcaagaaggaactgcagatgctggaaaattgaaggtacacaaaagtgctggagaaactcagcgggtgcagcagcatctatggagcgaaggaaataggtaacgtttcaggccgaaacccttcttcagacttcagatctataggagtcgctgcctcaaaaagacagccagcatcctcaaagacccacactaccctggccaaGCACCTGTAATCCAGGGGAAAGTGACACAGCCAACTCAGGACTGAATTTCGATATGCTGGGTCATTTTACCCTGCCTGGAGCATAGGAGGTTGTAGGTTATTCTAATGAGATGTCTACAATCACGAGGGGCATTGACAAACTGAATAGCTACTACACCTTGCTCCAGAGTCGGGGAGTAGAACATTTGAGGGAATAGgtttaaacaaaacacaaagtgctggagtaactcaacaggtctggcataatttgtggaaggaatggacagacaacattctgTGTCAGGATTTTGGgcttaggttcaaggtgagaaggGACCCGAGTGGTGGATGTGACAGAGGCGGGTATAacgacaatatttaaaagacatttggactgggaAGATTTATAGGAATATGGACAACAAAATGGAACAAGTTTAGTTAGgtaacttggtcaacatggacatgttgggccaaaggcctgtttccatgctctattcaATTACTCTAGCACATACTTCAGAAAAACACTTGTAATGGCAAGAGTTAaggattattgttttttttttcttttcaatgcGAAAGCTTCTATCAATTTCTACTAATTAATTATGTGAGGAACTTTACCTGAAGGATCATTGGAAATTTTAAAACAACCACATCTCAACTATCAAAGGCTATTAAAGTCCCTGCCCGCGCTATAGTGCTGCTGTATCAATAAACCATGCGAAGAAAGTGTAAACAAAATCGGTTGCTAAGTACAAAATGTGCTACCGATACATCGATGTAACAACCTCACGTTCAATATTGAAGGGCAAAGACAATTAGACGGATCCGGATTCGTTGTCAAAGGGTTCTTTGGTCAAATTATGCTTGGACTTAATCCATATGAACGGGAGTGGCAAATAGTGTAAACGGTTATATTGGTCCACAAATGGATAACTCATCTCAACAGCCAGTCCTTGCAAGGATGATGTTGGATCAATTCAACTCGGAGTCAGTAGTTTGCAGGTTGCTCGCGGGCGTAAGGAATTGGACCTTCGGGACCACCAATGAGGAGTTGTTCCTCCTCATGGAGTTGTTCCTCCTCATGGAGCTCCGCTTCCTCAGGGAGTTCTGGTGGGACAGCTCGCTCCTCTGGAGGGCCTGGATCAGGATGGACGGCTTCTCGTCCAGCTCCCGGGCCGTGCAACGCGGAGTGGCCACTTTGATCCTTTTGCCGAACTTGGAATAGTCCACCGAGTAGATGCCGTCCTCCTCGGTCACGATGGGCACGAAGCGGTAGCCCCACAGGATCTCCTCGGCGATGTAGGAGGTCCTGGCCTGGGTGGTGATGCCcgtggcctccaccaccccttcCAGTATCACGATGACCTCCAGGTTCTGCTTCTGCAAGTCGCTGGCCGAGATCTCGTAGAGCAGGCTCCGCTTGTCGATGACATGGCAGATGGTGAGCGGCGCCAACAGGAAGATGCTGTTGGTGTCGATGGGGTTGTCCACCAGGATGTCCATCTGGTGGATGGGGATGACCTCGCCCTCGGCCGTGGTGGTCTTCTTCACCACCTGCATCCTCACCGAGGCGCTGATGATCATGCTCTTCCTCAGGTCGCCCACCCGGAACATGAAGCAGAGTTTGCCGTTCCTCAGGCCCACCACGGCGTGGCGGCTGAAGATCAGGGTCTCGGCTCGCCGGTGGGCCTGGGCCGTCTTCATGAAGATGCAGCCCAGCATGACGGCGTTGATGATCAGCCCCGAGATGTTCTGCGTGATGAGCAAGGTGATGGCCGTGGCACATTCCTCCGTCACCATCCTGCTGCCGAAGCCGATGGTGACTTGCACCTCGATGGAGAAGAGGAAGGCCGAGGTGAAGGACCTCACCTTGGTCACGCACGGCTTGAAGGACGAGCTCCAGGCGTGGTCCAGGTCGCCGTGAGCGAAGGCCATCAGCCACCACATCATGGCGAAGAGCAGCCAACTGCAGATGAAGGACATGGTGAAGACGAAGAGGGTGTATCTCCACTTCAGGTCGACCAGCGTGGTGAAGACATCCTGCAGGAAGCGCCCTTGCTCCTGGATGTTCTTGTGGGCGGCGTTGCAAGCCCCGTTCTTGTCGATGAAGCGGGGTTGGCGAGGCCGGACGATGTAGCGCGGTTGTCGGACGTTCTCGGCGGCGATCCGGGTCAGGAGATACTCCTCGGGGATGATGCTTTTCCTCGCCAGCATTCTGGCAGCATAGTCCTGGGGGTTCTCAAGGGGCAGAGCGGGCGGCAAGAGGTCTCCTTATGACTTCAGCTGGAGATGCCAGAGATGGTTAGTATCTCCGTCCAAGGACTCTCCAAAATCCTCGTTCAGGGGATGGGAAGAGTGGGAGAGTTGAAGTTGGGTCCAAATTGCCTCCTACTTATGTTCCAACAGTATGGCCCCGACCCGCGGTTTGCCTCCCAATGACCTCTTGCCCCTTCTGGTGGTATCTAAGGGAGGTTGAGATCTTACCCCTTGTCTTCCAGGCGTTATccgccctccctcctcccccccgccgCCCGGCGCCGTGCCTCGCTACCTGCACCGTGCCTGAATGGTCCCGGGCGTCGCTATCCGAGAGATGAGTTGATCGAAGCGGCGGACTTGAGCTCGATGCCTTGAAGTTGTCCCATGGCTGGAGGGAGCGCACATGGACGCCGCAGAGACAGGGGATGCTTTTGCCTGCGTTGCCGCCGAGCTCGGTGGCTCCTCGACGATCAATTCTCTCAGCGTAGCTAACCCCGGAGCAAATGGTTCACTCGCTTTTCATCCCACGTCCCGAGCCCTGACTCCATCCAACCTCCTGACGTAAAATAGGAGGATCTTTGCTTCGCATTCCCAGGGGCGAGTGCAGAAAATGTCACGCTATTAACCCCTTCATATCATCATCAAAGTGCAGCCgctttcatttagtttatttaCATTGTTTAGACCAGGAGCTTGGCTTTTCAACCTTCTTCGCCCTGGCTTGGTTTGGGAATTAAGGCCGTAAGCAattgcagagatagacacaaaatgctggagtaactcagcgggacaggcagcacctttggagagaagtcgagacgaaacgtcaccccattccttctctccagagatgctgcctgtcccgctgagttactccagcattttgtatctactgtcggtgtaaaccagcacctgcagttccttacacaCCTAGTCATTGCAAAGCgtggtggatgtagcccagtccatcacacataccCGACTGTCCCCgcctttaactccatctacacttcacccaGCTTCTGgatagcagccaacataatcaaggacctttttacacccctggtcattcctccttctcccactcctgtcgggcagacgatacaaaaacttgaaaggACGTACTGCCAGATTCAATAGCGGCTTCTTCCCATCTGCAAGAGAAAGAAAAGTTGAAGAAGAAAGTGCAgcgtcaattcccgggatggcgggactgtcatatgctgagagaatggagcagctgggcttgtacactctggagtttagaaggatgagaggatatcttattgaaatatataagattgttaatggtttggacacgctataggcaggacacatgttcccgatgttgggggagtccagaaccagggggccacagtttaagaataaggggtaagccatttagaacggagacgaggaaacagagagtggcgagtctgtggaattatctgcctcagagggcggtggaggcaggttctctggatggtttcaagagagagctagacagggctcttaaaaatagcggagtcaggggagaaggcgggaacgggatactgattggggatgatcagccatgatcacatttaatggcggtgctggctcgtagggccgaatggcctactcctgcacctattgtctattgtctataagggaGAGGACGAGGAGAAGGGTCACTCACACCCATgacaacatagaacagaacaggaacaggcccttcgacccacaatctccatgccgaacatgatacgtaaaacattcagtgcaagatatacCGTAACATTGACGTCCGATAAAGTCTAatcaaaggtctccagtgaggtagatgggatgtcaggatcacactttccccttctcaccttatagctatggcctctagtgttggacatttctaccAGTTTCTGATTGTCTATGTCTCTCATTTTAGAAATTCTTCTccgatctcccctcagcctccgacgctcAAATAAATGAAATAGAGTCAAGACAAATACAACTTTAGGAAAAGGCATGTTGTTAAATGCAGGTAAACAACCAGGTAGCAAATAAGTACGGTCACCGCGTTGGGAAATGGGGTAGGAGAGATTCAACACCATGATGGGACTAGGGATAAGAATAAACCGAGTACATGCCAGAAAATGAAATGTTTTGTTAAGTTTAGAGACACATCATTGAGACACATCatcgagcccacgctgaccatcgatcacccgtattatcccactttcccaacacaccccagggcaatttacagagggccaattaacctgcaaacccgcacctctttgggacgtgggaggaaaccggagccctcggaggaaacccacgcggccgcagggagaacgtgcaaactcaacacagacagacagcacccgaggtcaggatcgaacccgggtctccggcgccgtgaggcagcggctccaaccgccgcaccactgtgccgcctgtggACCGGTTATTGGAATTGGGTGAATTTAGGTGAATATTGTGAATTTGGCGATTTCACAGAGAATTAAACTGTGACTAATATCCTCAGATCCATTTTTCCACTGACAAATCAAAGCGTGTGCGACACTTTCTCCCCGTGTTGTAAGTTAGTAAATTAACTGTGTTAATTGCTATTTAATTTTTTGCCGAGAAGCAATGTAACGGTAATATGATCGGCCAGCAGGTGGCAAGGAATTGTCTGTTTGCCTGGACAGTTCCTCTGGCAGCAACTCCAGCAAAAAACAATTAACTCTTTTGGAGCGTCCcaggcttgcagcgccagagacccgggttggatcgtgaataactacgggtgctgtccgtgtggagcttgtacgttctcccagtgacctgcgtgggttttctctgggtgctccagtttccccacacactccaaaaatgtacaggtttgtagtttaactggctttggtaaaattgtaaattgtccctggtgtgtgtaggatagtgtaagtgtgcggggatcgctgctcggcacggactcggtgggccgaagggcctgtttccgtgctgtatctctaaactaaactaaaccaaacatcccATTGGGGGACTTATATTAAAACTTAGTGCAATCATCAGAAACCCTTTCTTGGAAAGAACAATGGTCAAAAATTTCTGCCGTCACCTGTGTAACAAGAAGGCACCgagtgtggcgactctttgctggTCCCAGAGGATGATCTACTCTCTGAGATCCAGTGTGGTaaaaggcgcttcggcccaccgagtccgcgccgaccaggcgacccccacacactaacattattctacacaaactagggacaatttacaattatgccaagccaattaatctacaaacctgtaggtctttggagtgtgtgatgaAACCGGAGATTGTGGAAAAACTATGCAGGccgcgggagaacgtacaaactccgtacagacaagcacccgtagacaggatcgaacccgggtctctggtgctgtaaggcaacgactctaccgctgcaccaccgtgccactcttaTCTCTTCTTACCCtctttcctttgctctacctattgtacttgagtttgacttgaataCATCTATATTTTGTATTCTCTGATCTGTTTGGTTAGCgtgcaaagtttttcactatacctcagtacacgtttagggttattaatgtcacgtgtactgaggtacagtgaaaaactttgcatTTTCCTCATCTTTGAATGGTTAAATCAGTTTTACTTTGTGCCACCTAGTTCCTTTTCTATGTGTTGGTTATGTGGATATAACATAACTAACAGCAACATTATTTGCTATTGGCATAATATACTTTGTCTTATAAAACATGGCAACAtaatagcgcagcggtagagctgctacatcacagtgccagagacccggttggattctgacctcgggtgctgtccatgtgaagtttgcactttctcccagtgaccgtgtgggttccctctgggtgctcggggtttcctcccacagacgtgcgggtttgtaggttacttggccttcTTTAaagtgccccctagtgtgtagggagtggatgggtaaAGGTGATCTAATGTGATCTAGTAACttagatctagtgtgaacgggtaatcgatcggcagtgggctgaagggcccgtttccatgctgtatctctaaacaaatgggactggcttaggtggggcatcttggttgagttgggctgaagggcctgttttagtgaTGTCTGACTCTATGACCCAATGAAAGATTGGGCGGGCTCAGGGTGTGTGTGGCCCAAACCAGCTTCAGTTTCTCATATCCTTatgttattgtattgtattgtaattaatttattagccaagtatgtaaaaacatacaaatattttgatttgccacagtcataccaaaaaagcaataagacgcacaactacataaaaatcaacataaacatcccccacggcgcactgtgatggaaggcaacaagataaagtattatcttcttccctccttttctcccgcggacggggcagtcgaaccatcctcaGTCGGGGCGATCGCAGCACCTGCagcggcgatcgaaactcccacgtcggagcgatcgaagctcccgcgatcagaGGCGGTCGAACATCCTGtagcttggagttcccaaagtctaaccaagggaccgccagttccatgatgttaggccacagtgcggacggagatacgatatggaaaaagttgcatctccgtcgaggaaaaagATAAAAaaaagttcctgtgctgtactattcctcGTTCAACGTTCTACGTTAATTACGGCATCTCATCACCCTGCTCCCCACAGTATGGCTTGCATTCCCCTTCCACCATTCCTTCTCCTGGTTTGAAGGCACTAAAATAAGAAATAAGAATGTTAGAAAGAGAAGCATGAGTAGGTTAAGTATTACTTGGTGCCtgctgaatgaacgaatgaacgaatgaatgaatgaatgaatgaatgaatgaatgaatgaatgaatgaatgaatgaatgaatgaatgaatgaatgatactttattgtcatatgcgatGAGTGACAGTGATACccgaggtatgcaaagagtcaccacataaagggagtcgacaaagttacaaagtatctcacggcaggtcctcctttgtttccccatacccccccccctccaccctcatggcggtcccccacaagctgggtcctcctttgttctcagcGGCACGTCTATCCTCTGGTGCATGTGGCACGTCCTCGACCGCGCGTGCCCTCAACGACCTCAGCCGACCTCAGCCGGCGCCCTCAACTGCTGTGATAGCGCTTGATCTCATTCACTTATTACCAAGCAACACAtctcttcatcccccccccccccccccccaaacccagtGTGCCCCCGTTTCTCACGGCATCTCCCAACCCACAGTCGCCCAGTCTGAAAcgcggtctcaacccgaaacgttgcctgtccattccctccacagatgctgcctgaccagctgagttactccaggtacccaagtggaatatgaggtacaGTTACTTTCTGTACATATGTAGAAGTTTGTTAGAGCATTCAGAAATATGATAAATCACTTTAAACGTTTAAGAAAGTGGATGTGctaaatctagtttagtttagtttattgtcatgtgtatcgaagtacagtgaaaagcctttttgcaGCATGCtgttcagtcagcagaaagataatacatgatgacaatcaaaccatccacagtttacagatacaggatgaagggttaacgtttagtgcaagataaagtctagtaaagtccgatgaaagataatccgagggtctccaaagaggtagatggtagctcagaacCGCGTTCTAGTTAgttataggatggttcagttgcctgataacagctgggaagaaactgtccctgaacctgaaggtgtacgttttcacacctgtatctcttgcccaatgggagaggggagaagagagagtgagacaggtccttgattatgctggtagccttgccaatagacaataggtgcaggagtaggccattcggcccttcgatccagcaccgcaggtagcatgaagtgtagatggatggagtcaatggaagggaggttggtttacatgatggtctgggctgcctccacaactctgcaattccttgcggtcttggatggagctgttcccaaaccaggctgtgatgcgctCTGATCCCAAGCTGCTGctaagcatttccagcattttctcagcTTACAAGGTTGAATTTAGCAGATCAAACTTGTCCAGATACCCTCAAGTCTACATAACTCTGGTGAATAAATGTGACATTTGAGAATTAAAAGATTTTCTGGAGCATCAAAGCTTTGTTTAGAGTCGGGAAGAATGTATcatcagaagatggacacaaaatgctggagtaactcagcgggacaggcagcatctctggagagaaggaatgggtgacatttcgggtcgagaccattcttagaTGTTGGAGCCTCCCTTTCTCGGCCTGAAGGTCTGTTTATGACATGGTACTTCCATCTAATACAGTGAGTCAGCTAGAGATTTTCTCTTTGACATAGTTTGTGTGGAAGTCAGACTTTGTTTTACTGTAAATTCCTCAAAGCAACTTCTCAGGGTTCTTTGACTTCTCAATGCCCAAGACATGTTATCCAAGGATATAACTCTTATCTTCCTGTCTCGTTTAGGAGAAACATCTGCTAAAAAATGAACAAACACAGCACCAGCATTTTAAGCTgcgtttttttcacacagagagttgtgagtctgtgcaattctctgcctcagagggcggtggaggccggttctctggatactttcaagagagagctagacagggctcttaaagatagcagagtcaggggatatagaatagaatagaatagaatgctatttattgtcattcaaacctgggtttgaacgaaattccattgctacagttttttttacattacaaacacaatccaagacccaaacttaacatagtttacataaacatccatcacagtgagtctccaacatctcctcactgtgatggaaggcaaagtctttatctcttccctttgttccttctcccgtggtccagcagtccaactgcagtgtcgaggcgaactggggctccgatgttaaagcccccgggcgatggtaagtcctgaggccgtttaagccacgccgggcgatgttaggccccggctccatgtccttcaaacccgcgattccagcgggagaagtcgccgttgcggagctcggaaaagcggtctcccacctgggacctgcgagctcccgatgttcccgtccaccgggtctgcggccggtgcctccgaactcctaaagtcgggtcgcagccgcgcgccaccacagctcttcccgctccgaagttggccagctccgcgatgtcagttccgcaggctctgcaactggagccctcaggttagacccagccggaggtcgccgccggctccacgatgttaggcccaacgacatccgagacccgacagggaatagtcgggtccccgcacagggaagagattaacggtttcccccacagcccccccaccatcccccacatatacacagctaaaaaaaataataaaaactgactcaaagacatacatttaacaagacatatgaggagaagtcaggaacggggtactgattggggatgatcagccatgatcacattgaatggcggtgctgggccgaatggcctactcctgcacctattgtctattgtctatagtctattatgTACGAGGAAAGAAAATCTTTGAGGAGGTAACAAGCAGGATAGATAAGGGAGCGtgggtggatgttgtttacctggattttcagaaggcctttgataagacgccacacatgaggctgctaaacaagatgagagcccatggtattagagggaagatactggcatggatagcagtgtaggaaggaactgcagatgctggtctaaaccgatgatagacacaaaatatttgagtaactcagcgggacaggcagcatctctggagagaaggaatgggtgacattgattgctgcctgtcctgctgagtcactccagcattttgtgtccagcatggatagcaggttggctggatggcagaaggcaaagggcGAGAATAAACAGGACTTTTTCCGGTTGGTTATCAGTGACAAGTGGTGTTCTACAagggttggtgttggggccgctgctcttcacgttgtatagtaACGATTTGGCTGAGGgagtgaaggctttgtggccacgtttgcggatgatacaaagtggCATTTAGCGCAGTGAAAGCAGGGAcaatgcagaaggacttggacaggttgggagagtgggcagagaagtggcagatggaatgtagtaagagtgctgttatgagctgtagaaccaaagaggataaatgtctaaaatttcctgatttaaaattgtctgacaataatcttagtgtctgtaataaggtaaaatatctggggcatattattacagaacaaatgacagatgatgaggatatttataggcaacgacgcatgctgtatgtacaggcgaatattctcttgcgtaaatttggtgcgtgtgcagatgtggtgaagatgtcgctatttagagcatactgcacacccctctacactgcgcacctgtggtcgaactatggaaagacaagtatgcagagactaaaggtggcatataacgatgccatgagaacactgctaaggaaacctagatgg
Protein-coding sequences here:
- the LOC116985080 gene encoding ATP-sensitive inward rectifier potassium channel 8-like, which gives rise to MLARKSIIPEEYLLTRIAAENVRQPRYIVRPRQPRFIDKNGACNAAHKNIQEQGRFLQDVFTTLVDLKWRYTLFVFTMSFICSWLLFAMMWWLMAFAHGDLDHAWSSSFKPCVTKVRSFTSAFLFSIEVQVTIGFGSRMVTEECATAITLLITQNISGLIINAVMLGCIFMKTAQAHRRAETLIFSRHAVVGLRNGKLCFMFRVGDLRKSMIISASVRMQVVKKTTTAEGEVIPIHQMDILVDNPIDTNSIFLLAPLTICHVIDKRSLLYEISASDLQKQNLEVIVILEGVVEATGITTQARTSYIAEEILWGYRFVPIVTEEDGIYSVDYSKFGKRIKVATPRCTARELDEKPSILIQALQRSELSHQNSLRKRSSMRRNNSMRRNNSSLVVPKVQFLTPASNLQTTDSELN